In Gossypium hirsutum isolate 1008001.06 chromosome A10, Gossypium_hirsutum_v2.1, whole genome shotgun sequence, the DNA window GACcagtgaaatcggacgtccctcgtctgttacggagttgaagtcaacttgtttggaaCGGAAGCAACTTGGTCATAAGAGGGAAAAagatatgaccgtttcgttgaagagaggttctcttttggatgcaggttttgaaaagttagggcactgtgttcgtgaaaatcaaacccgagttagttttgatttggcagtgtacaagtcgaaggctagaagtcttccagtttctaaacacaaattcgactcagttaattccctgcatagttcaagataggcttgtgacgggttttggcaaagatggcgttgtagaaatatgagtcaaggtggagatttgttaaatatgactcctatttttagtcaaatttgaaaaataatctttcagttaaactctgtttacttgtttcaatcaaacactgattagtttagattattttattattatttgatctatgaatttagcctatgaataggctcttttacaaccttaaaaaatatacccattagagattagaactcataacacatttagagaattttgtgtttactttttgagggttctttgtttttaggttttcaggatttagtttttatctctatcttttgtactcttcgttcttttgccattatagtaaaattatctttgcctgtggtttttatcctctttggaggagtttttctccattaaatttgtgtattcaatttctcaattttttccgctatttttcttgtttgttgcttaatcaggTCATCCCTAACACTTTCAAAGCAGTTAAAATAGCTGTGTCGATCATTTCATGAGCATCCTCCAAGTTATTAATCACAGCCTAGTGCAAACCAAAGACCCCATATTTTGCATCTTCCTGATTAAACAAAAAACTACAGCAATAGTATTTAATAACAGGAGATAGGAGAGAATATAACCTGATAACAGGTAACAGTCTGGAAACATCTGAGCTCTTGACTAAAATCAGGCAAGCCAACAGTGTGGTGAAGAATCCGGTTAGTTCCATAGTCATTGGAGTTGGGTCCACCCACAAAGTAGATAAGAGGGAGACTCTCACTGTAAGCACCGGCGATGGCATTCAAAATGCTGAGCCCACCAACGGTGAATATGACAACGCAAGCACCAACGCCATGTGATCGAGTGTAACCATCAGCGGCGTACCCAGCGTTGAGCTCGTTACAGCAGCCGATGAGGTTAAGCCCAGGCTCGGCAATCAAATGGTCAAGCAAAGTCAAGTTGAAATCACCGGGAACAGAGAAAACATCGTTCACACCAATCTGAACAAGCCTCTTAGCCAAGTGGCCGCCCACAGTGGCTTTAGAGCAGTTGACAACGGCGGGGGAAACAGAACCTTGAATGGTGGAAACGGCGTCGTTTGCCTGAGAGCAAACGTCGTTGGAAACAGGCTTGCAGTTGTCAAGTGATCCAATCTTGGTATccatttcaaataaaaagaaataggAAATCTGGCGAAGAAAAATGCAGAGAAAACTTTTTGTTTTGGGCTAAGTCTGGAAGTAAAAGAGCAATAGTTTGAATGTGAATGTGAATGTGAATGTGAGGTGAAGTGGAAAAATAATGGAATTTATAAGGGAAAATGATATAGGGGGCTGTTTTTCCTCTGAGAGTGGACCGGGGAGATTTGGTTTCTAGTTTCTATGGAGGCTTTAGATAAATAactcgaaaattttaaaaaattatgaaaattaccTTACAACTAGATTATTTATAATAGTGACAATTTCAATAGATGTCTTCGCTTTCCAAGATGGTATCACCTAAAAGATGATTCaatcattttttataattacagaaataataagatgaaaaaaaaataatttttttgtatcaTCACTTCTTAAGGCGACACTTATATAAATTTTTACCCATAGCattttcacatgtattttttagagttaaatgaaaaatatataaattggatttaaaaaaattatagtgcTGCCTTCTTTCAAAAAATGACCTAAtctggtaaattttaaaaatttttggcatttatgggtaattttgtcaatatatagactattaaaattgtgaaattgtatttttaatatcgtaaaaattacaactTACTTTCGCCCCCTATAAAAAATTTTTTGATTTCATCCCTCATTTTTAGTTTGTATtaggagttggattgcattttacttttttctattaaaaaaataaacaaattagtcCATACAtaagatcaaagagcaaactaaattttttgttaaaatttcatttatttgacttttattagaataatgtttTGATGTAATCACAATTCctcttataatattttattttcaacattAATAAATATTCTTCTTCACTTCCTATagtttttttttcgaaattttttttaagtaaaattaaattttttattttttattattttgcggTCATTCTATATTGCTATTATCCACGTTGAGTTATTTTATAATGATATGGGTTTCCCAGCCCTAGCGAAAAACTGGTCAGGTGGGTATAGGCTAAGGGCATAACCCTTTGATGCTTT includes these proteins:
- the LOC107925018 gene encoding pyruvate decarboxylase 1-like isoform X2, which codes for MDTKIGSLDNCKPVSNDVCSQANDAVSTIQGSVSPAVVNCSKATVGGHLAKRLVQIGVNDVFSVPGDFNLTLLDHLIAEPGLNLIGCCNELNAGYAADGYTRSHGVGACVVIFTVGGLSILNAIAGAYSESLPLIYFVGGPNSNDYGTNRILHHTVGLPDFSQELRCFQTVTCYQVTAQDVSTMLRCG
- the LOC107925018 gene encoding pyruvate decarboxylase 1-like isoform X1; this translates as MDTKIGSLDNCKPVSNDVCSQANDAVSTIQGSVSPAVVNCSKATVGGHLAKRLVQIGVNDVFSVPGDFNLTLLDHLIAEPGLNLIGCCNELNAGYAADGYTRSHGVGACVVIFTVGGLSILNAIAGAYSESLPLIYFVGGPNSNDYGTNRILHHTVGLPDFSQELRCFQTVTCYQVHLHNVAGDWFNR